TACCGTCACTGTATATTGTCGTTTTATCTAATGTGTTTGTCTGCTTCAATTTTAAAAGCATCAGTTTTGTTTTGACTTCGCTGTACTTCTTTCCATAAACTGAAACAAAACGAGTGGTTCCGTTAGTTCTCTTGCCCACAGGGCATCGTCCCTCCCAACGTCCGTCTTTCCTAAAATAAATATTTTCTCCTCGCCGAGACATTGAATAAACCTCCTTTTTTATTGACGGCTTGCGAGACGGCTTAAAAATTTGTACTGCTATTCCTTTATTCACTAAAATTTGTGGAAAATAGCTGTTTCCCTCGTAAGCTGACTCTTTAGCCATGTAAAAATCAATAAAATTTCTATTGACAAATCTTTTTTTACATGGTATATTTTGTATGTTATAAGAGTAAATAGTCGATAGTTGCTATTTCTCCTCGTAAAATTAGTTATTTTGCGAATGGCTCATCCGAATTGATGAGCCATTTTTTGAACCTTAAAATAAATATTGCTTGTGTTATGCTATGCTTTATCATTGTGATTTTTCCACGATAAAAATTGCCAGTTGCCCTATGATCATTTTCATACGGCAACTGGCTGTCCTTTTGTTTCTCAATTATGCTGGACCCTATAGTTTTGCGGCCTCAGCTTTCACTGAGTGTGCTTTTTTATGTGCATTTCGAAATCTCAATACTCACTCAAGAGCAGACTGATATTAATCTGGCTTGATTTGGAATATTATACTTTTCCCTAATATTCAGTTTACTACTGCTTCGACAACACACAACAGAATACACCGTGAACGGTCGTGAACCAGTATAGACGTGGTTTGTAACCGGCAAGCTGCCTAAAATATTGGGGAATCGCCTTTATGAGTCTAAAGTCTTGATTGAGTTTTGTTGATTTATCAGAAAGGAGAATGGCCCCCAACATATGAGAATTGCAATTTGCGACGATGTAAAAGAAGATCTTAACTTACTAAAACAAAACATAATAAAATATGCCAAGATTAAGTTTATTAATTTTGAAATTGATGAATTTAGTAATGGGCGAGAACTACTCTCCGCTTATCAAAACAAAGCCTATCCGATCCTTTTTTTGGATATTTATTTAAATGATCTTTCAGGAATAGATATCGCATACAAAATCCGAAAAGCAGACCAAAACAGCAGAATCATCTTTACAACTACTAGTCAGGATTTCCGTGCAGAAGGATTTGACTTGAACGCAACTCATTATCTCGTGAAACCAATTACATTTAAGAAACTCGAAGATGCATTAAATCGCTGTGCGGTAACATTTTGCGGAAGTGAAAAATATTTACCTGTAGTAGTGAATCGAGAGAAAATCAATTTGCTCTTTCGGTACATTCTCTATATAGAGGTTTATGGTAAAACATGTTCTATTCACACACATAATAGAATTTATAATGTTTATACAACACTCTCTAAGATCGAAGAAAAGCTGATTCCCGGTCCATTTTTGCGGTGCCATCGCTGCTATATCGTAAATATGAATTTTATTGACAGAATCATAGATAAAAATTTTGAACTGACTAATGGAGAAATGGTTCCTATTCGAAAGAATGGCATACAGGATGTAAAAGATAAATATAGCAAATACCTTCTCAACTCATTAAGGGAGTCAGAAATAGTATATGTATGATCGACTGATCTTTTCTATTTTTGGATTGATTCAATTTGTCCCTTGTGCATTTCTTTGCTATAGACCATTTATAAAACGAATCAGAATACCCGCTAATAAACTTCGAATTTTTTTGGCTGTAATATTTAGCTTTCAATTCTTTTCCAGCTTATATGCTCCTTCAATTATTTCATTTGAAAAAATTTCAATTTACGTTTTTTTGCTGATTTATCTAATCTTTTATCTTATAACCATAGAAGTGCAATATTCAGCACTTCTATTTACCTTTTTTCTGGTTGCAAATTACGAGGGAGTTGTAATTGGAATTTCACATTCGCTTGACGTTTTTTTCTTTCCTTTTATGCGAAAAGCATTCACCCGCTATAGTCTTTCATTGATATGTATTTGCGGAACAATTATGGCTATAACCATCCCTTTATTTATGAACATCTATAAAAAGATGGAGTCGCTAATTAATCAAATAGATGAAAAAATTTGGGATATACTTTGGATTATTCCATTTTCATTTGATACGATTCTGATTGTATTCGAAACAGTCTATGAAGATAAATTCGCGTTGGCTTGTGAGGATGTAATCATTTTATTGGCCATGGGGCTATGTTCTACCATAGTTTATTACATAGTCATTCTGATGCTTTATAAAGCGGAGGAAATGAGAAACTTGAAGGAAAAAGTTAGAACAACTGACACCCAACTCATCCTTCAAAAAAAGGCTTATGAGAATTTGAGCAATCATATTGAAGAAATTAAAAGGCTTCGCCACGATTTGAAACATCATTTATCCGTGATCGAAGCATATGTGCAGGAGAACGACACAGAAGCTCTAAGGACCTATCTAAACCAATTCAAAAACTCCTGTCTTTTTGATGTTCCGCTGAATCTTTGTGAAAATCCCGCTGTAAATGCACTCTTACAGCACTATGTTTCTCTCGCTAAAGCTAAAGATATAATGGTTTCCGTCAATTTACAGGTACCGCAAAAAATATCCATATCGGATGTAGACTTATGTATTATTTTTGGCAACTGCTTAGAAAACGCTTTAGAGGCCTGCCAAATAATGACTGGCGGTGAAAAATATATTTGTATACGATCGAAAATGCAAGGACATGCATTTACCCTCATTATTGAAAACAGCTATAACGGCGTAGTAAAAAAGAGAAAAGATGTAATTCTATCGAGTAAGCGAGTCGATAAAGAAGGTATTGGATTTTCATCGATAAATGCCGTATGTGAAAAATACGGTGGATCTGTTTTTATTAATTATGACACCAAAAAATTCAGCACATCCATGGTCTTATATTCTTTATAGCATTAACCGGAAGATCTCCAATCGTAGTAATTAGGGACTTAATTATCTTTACGTTTAGAAGCTGCTTGTTGGGGCGGATACCCCCATCCCCTTTCGAAATGCATTTTGGGGTATCCGCTGTGTGTTCTATGGACATCTAAAAGGAGCGGGACAGTTTAGCTGCTGTCTCCGCCCCTTTTCTTTTTCTGGCGTGGTTGGAATATGGTTCAAAATGTGATTAACTCAACGTTTGTCTTCGTCATCAATAATTGTCTCAGTTTCTTTCGAGTCACAATATATTTAAAATGAATTTTTCGCTTAGTTAAATAATTTGATATCTGATTCATCTATTTTTGCCTGAATACCTATCAGCAACTTTAACCAGCCTATTCAAGGCATCAACTGTCTTGATTAAAACAGAAACGAAAAAATGAGGGCGACATTTCGCCGCCCCCATTTTTATGCTCTGGGATTACGTACTTCTCCATTCATTAAGAAATTTGCGGTTCTAAAACCAAAAGTAGCAATTATATCTGGTATCCCGCCGCAGTCTGTGGTAAAATCCACCCCTGCTTCCATAACGCCACTTGGGTTTCCAATGCGCATACGTCCAAGATCGGTTCCGGGGCGTAAAACTTCCTGTACGACACTGCCGGGCACAACCGCCGCTGCCGCCGTACACATAGCGCCTGTCATGGCATAGGTCGGATGTGCTTTTTGCATTGACATCATACGAGAAACCAAGTCCACCTGCTGTGCTGAAATTTTCTCTCCATTGATCGCCATATAATCATGAGACTTTGATACAATAGTCATTTTAGGAATGGTCGGTGTTTTCCACGCCGATTCCGTATAGTTTTCGATGAGACCCATTTTTACGGCTGCCAATCCACGAACCGTTTCCAACAGGCACAATAGTTTTGGATTGGAATCAATATCGAAAGGAAGTTCACCGCCATCCATATGCAGATCTTTCGCTTTGACAAACACCAATGGATTGGTTGCATCAACAATCGAAACGCATACGGTTCCAAAACCGGGAACCATTAGTGCATCTTTGACATTTCCGGTCGGAAGCAAGCTCGTAGAAACCGTTCCGGCGGGATGGCAGAATTTGAGCTTAACAGGCGCTGCCGTGCCAGGCACACCAGGGATGGTATAATTACCATCATATTTTACACGGCCGTTTTGGACCTCGATCTCCGCCACAATGACCTTTTGGGTATTGGTATTGTAAATTCTCACCGAAGTTATTGGCGACACTGCGGATACTAGTCCCTTTTCAATAGCGTAGGGTCCTACCGCTGAGGATATATTTCCACAATTTCCTTTATAGCTTACAATGGGTTTATCAACCGATACCTGTGCAAAGGTGTAGTCTATGTCGGCATCGTTACGTAAAGAAGGCGCAACAATCGCTATTTTGCTGGTCACGGATGTCGCACCGCCTAGGCCATCTATCTGCCTGGGATCGGGGCTGCCCATAACTGCGAGTAAAAACTGATCCCGCATCTCACCAGCAGGCGGGATATCCTTTTCAAGGAAAAAGACGCCTTTGCTGGTGCCTCCCCGCAAAATAGAACAAGGTGTATTCTTTATGTACTCCAAATTATTTCCTCTCTTTTCACAATGCAATTATTTATTAAAAGATATTATAGACTCCCACAAACGCTAATATCACACTGACAAAAACACATACAACGGATGTGAGAAACAATCTAATGAAAAGTTTATTCGTATCTTCTTCGCTGGCGTCCTGATTAAATACTGCATACTGTGCCATGATGCCTGCACCACCGGTAGACGCTGGGCTGAATGCAGCGATAAACGCTGTGATTGTGATACCGGAGGCCAATGCCGAAAAGCTGACGTTGGAAAATTTGTCGATAATGCCCGAAATAGACGGTATCAACGCTGGCATGACAACACCGGTGGTCGAACTAAACCATGACATCGCGCCAGCAGCCAGCGATATGATCGGCTTAACTGCAGCACCGCTCATCAGGGATGTTAAACCACCCACCATCAGATCGATACCGCCGAGCGCCCTGACGACCCCCATCAGCATATTGACGCCGCAAACCAAAATAAAGGTTCCCCAAGGCATAATCTTGATTGCAGCCTTTTGATCACCTACACGAATCATGATGAGAACAACTCCAGCAAGAGGCGCCACCAGGCCAATATTGATGCCAAAGACAAATACAACTAAAACCACAAGAGCAATGGCCAGAATGGTGATTTTCTGATTCCGATTAAATGCGGTAACATGATCCAGCATCTCCAAAGAATTGCTCTTGGGTTTATAAAGCTTGTATATAAAGTAAAAT
This genomic window from Caproicibacterium sp. BJN0003 contains:
- a CDS encoding LytR/AlgR family response regulator transcription factor; translation: MRIAICDDVKEDLNLLKQNIIKYAKIKFINFEIDEFSNGRELLSAYQNKAYPILFLDIYLNDLSGIDIAYKIRKADQNSRIIFTTTSQDFRAEGFDLNATHYLVKPITFKKLEDALNRCAVTFCGSEKYLPVVVNREKINLLFRYILYIEVYGKTCSIHTHNRIYNVYTTLSKIEEKLIPGPFLRCHRCYIVNMNFIDRIIDKNFELTNGEMVPIRKNGIQDVKDKYSKYLLNSLRESEIVYV
- a CDS encoding sensor histidine kinase encodes the protein MYDRLIFSIFGLIQFVPCAFLCYRPFIKRIRIPANKLRIFLAVIFSFQFFSSLYAPSIISFEKISIYVFLLIYLIFYLITIEVQYSALLFTFFLVANYEGVVIGISHSLDVFFFPFMRKAFTRYSLSLICICGTIMAITIPLFMNIYKKMESLINQIDEKIWDILWIIPFSFDTILIVFETVYEDKFALACEDVIILLAMGLCSTIVYYIVILMLYKAEEMRNLKEKVRTTDTQLILQKKAYENLSNHIEEIKRLRHDLKHHLSVIEAYVQENDTEALRTYLNQFKNSCLFDVPLNLCENPAVNALLQHYVSLAKAKDIMVSVNLQVPQKISISDVDLCIIFGNCLENALEACQIMTGGEKYICIRSKMQGHAFTLIIENSYNGVVKKRKDVILSSKRVDKEGIGFSSINAVCEKYGGSVFINYDTKKFSTSMVLYSL
- a CDS encoding 2-methylaconitate cis-trans isomerase PrpF family protein, with translation MEYIKNTPCSILRGGTSKGVFFLEKDIPPAGEMRDQFLLAVMGSPDPRQIDGLGGATSVTSKIAIVAPSLRNDADIDYTFAQVSVDKPIVSYKGNCGNISSAVGPYAIEKGLVSAVSPITSVRIYNTNTQKVIVAEIEVQNGRVKYDGNYTIPGVPGTAAPVKLKFCHPAGTVSTSLLPTGNVKDALMVPGFGTVCVSIVDATNPLVFVKAKDLHMDGGELPFDIDSNPKLLCLLETVRGLAAVKMGLIENYTESAWKTPTIPKMTIVSKSHDYMAINGEKISAQQVDLVSRMMSMQKAHPTYAMTGAMCTAAAAVVPGSVVQEVLRPGTDLGRMRIGNPSGVMEAGVDFTTDCGGIPDIIATFGFRTANFLMNGEVRNPRA
- a CDS encoding SLC13 family permease; translated protein: MENYLAAISLVFLVAVLLLGFWKKVNMGFLAMGAALIIARLGGIPDKTVISNFSTSLFISLVGPAFLFSIAVANGTIDLLARKILKLAGNNTWCIPLILAIVTFVLSALGCGNIPTFAIMLPMSIALALELGIDAIAMGIIITAACNFGCMSPIANGGLILIGLLPEAQNAGQISWSVFGNSCVAFVLITVAFYFIYKLYKPKSNSLEMLDHVTAFNRNQKITILAIALVVLVVFVFGINIGLVAPLAGVVLIMIRVGDQKAAIKIMPWGTFILVCGVNMLMGVVRALGGIDLMVGGLTSLMSGAAVKPIISLAAGAMSWFSSTTGVVMPALIPSISGIIDKFSNVSFSALASGITITAFIAAFSPASTGGAGIMAQYAVFNQDASEEDTNKLFIRLFLTSVVCVFVSVILAFVGVYNIF